In one Polyangium spumosum genomic region, the following are encoded:
- the mxcK gene encoding myxochelin export MFS transporter MxcK, producing MADSPITRHERHLLWLLAAVQFTHLVDFMILMPLGPELLQQFGLSAAGFGAMVSAYTLASAAMGLLGVLWLDRWDRKHAFLLLYAGFVAATVSCGFAASPTWLLLSRIMAGACAGLMSAVVMAILADRVPAERRGRAIGTVMSAYGISAVVGVPLGVSIASRWGFRAPFWVIGALAFVLWLLAWRMLPAVDHHLARAREEGPNPPAPALWAPGHLLGWGLTFSVVFAGFLLIPYLSTFMVGNLGLRLSDLSWVYLCGGAATLFSARWIGHLSDRHGPPRVLGSLLVAALGPYLLFTHISASPKAVVAACFVLFMTLNSGRAIPTIALITARVPPALRGRYLSVNMAASDGASGLAAWTSGHFITTTPDGALIGFGRMGFLAASISLLAVCILWVLGRNVVPQRAAHT from the coding sequence GTGGCCGATTCCCCCATTACAAGGCATGAGCGCCATCTCCTTTGGCTGCTGGCGGCCGTGCAGTTCACGCACCTCGTCGATTTCATGATCCTGATGCCGCTCGGGCCGGAGCTCCTCCAGCAATTCGGCCTCTCGGCCGCCGGGTTCGGGGCGATGGTGTCGGCGTACACGCTGGCCTCCGCGGCCATGGGCCTCCTCGGCGTGCTCTGGCTGGATCGATGGGATCGCAAGCACGCATTTTTGCTCCTTTATGCGGGCTTCGTGGCCGCCACGGTCTCGTGCGGCTTCGCGGCCAGCCCGACGTGGCTGCTCCTCTCGAGGATCATGGCGGGCGCTTGCGCGGGCCTGATGAGCGCCGTCGTCATGGCCATTCTCGCCGATCGGGTGCCCGCCGAGCGCCGCGGCCGCGCCATCGGCACCGTGATGTCGGCCTACGGAATCTCGGCCGTCGTCGGCGTGCCGCTGGGGGTCTCGATTGCCAGTCGATGGGGCTTTCGCGCGCCCTTCTGGGTCATCGGCGCGCTCGCCTTCGTCCTGTGGCTCCTCGCCTGGCGAATGTTGCCCGCCGTCGATCATCACCTCGCCCGAGCGCGCGAGGAGGGCCCGAACCCTCCCGCCCCGGCCCTCTGGGCGCCCGGGCATTTGCTCGGCTGGGGGCTGACGTTCAGCGTGGTCTTCGCAGGGTTTTTGCTGATCCCGTACCTGAGCACGTTCATGGTGGGCAATCTCGGGCTCCGCCTCTCGGACCTGTCCTGGGTGTATCTATGCGGCGGCGCCGCCACACTCTTCAGCGCGCGCTGGATTGGCCACCTCTCGGACCGTCACGGTCCGCCCCGCGTGCTGGGCTCTCTGCTCGTCGCCGCCCTGGGCCCGTATCTCCTGTTCACGCACATCTCGGCCTCCCCGAAAGCGGTCGTGGCCGCATGTTTCGTCCTTTTCATGACGTTGAATTCAGGACGGGCCATTCCGACGATCGCCCTGATCACGGCCCGGGTCCCGCCCGCGCTGCGCGGGCGTTATCTCTCGGTCAACATGGCGGCGAGCGACGGCGCTTCCGGCCTCGCCGCGTGGACGAGCGGCCATTTCATCACGACCACGCCGGACGGCGCGCTGATCGGCTTCGGTCGCATGGGTTTTCTCGCGGCGAGCATCTCGCTCCTCGCTGTCTGCATCCTGTGGGTGCTCGGGCGCAACGTCGTCCCGCAGCGCGCCGCGCATACCTGA
- the pqqE gene encoding pyrroloquinoline quinone biosynthesis protein PqqE: protein MNDAPPPLALLLELSHRCPLRCPYCSNPVKLEPAQDELDTEIWARVIEEAAELSVLHVHFSGGEPAVRPDLEALVRRAAGLGLYTNLITSGMLLDRARVVALAEAGLDHVQLSVQDARPALADAIAGFSGAHEHKQNVAGWAREQGMSLTINAVVHALNADGVREIIELSRTLGAGRVEIAHAIHHGFGLVNRAALLPAPEAVADVLSVVEEARERLVGVLVIDYVPPDAYGRLPRACMGGWGRRFMNITPKGLALPCHAAETIPGLCFDSVRERSLRAIWERSPAFQRFRGTAWMREPCRSCERREVDFGGCRCQALALTGDASNADPVCERSEHHADLAKFVEASSGRRRLPLVPRRKGPARSAR from the coding sequence ATGAACGACGCGCCGCCCCCGCTCGCGTTGCTCCTCGAGCTCTCGCACAGGTGCCCGCTGCGATGCCCTTATTGCTCGAATCCGGTGAAGCTCGAGCCCGCGCAGGACGAGCTCGACACGGAGATCTGGGCGCGCGTCATCGAGGAGGCCGCGGAGCTCTCGGTGCTCCACGTGCACTTCTCCGGCGGAGAGCCCGCGGTGCGGCCGGATCTCGAGGCGCTCGTCCGCCGCGCCGCCGGCCTCGGCCTTTACACGAACCTCATCACCTCCGGCATGTTGCTCGATCGAGCGCGTGTCGTGGCGCTCGCCGAGGCGGGGCTCGACCACGTGCAGCTCAGCGTGCAGGACGCGCGGCCTGCGCTCGCCGACGCGATCGCCGGGTTCTCCGGGGCCCACGAGCACAAGCAAAACGTCGCCGGATGGGCGCGGGAGCAAGGCATGTCGTTGACGATCAACGCCGTCGTCCACGCTCTCAATGCTGACGGCGTGCGCGAGATCATCGAGCTCTCCCGTACGCTCGGCGCCGGGCGGGTCGAGATCGCGCACGCGATTCACCATGGATTCGGGCTCGTCAATCGCGCGGCCCTCCTGCCAGCGCCCGAAGCGGTGGCGGACGTCCTCTCCGTCGTGGAGGAGGCGCGGGAGAGGCTCGTCGGCGTGCTCGTCATCGATTACGTGCCGCCGGACGCGTACGGGAGGTTGCCCAGGGCATGCATGGGCGGCTGGGGGCGGCGGTTCATGAACATCACGCCGAAGGGCCTGGCGCTCCCGTGCCACGCGGCCGAGACGATCCCCGGGTTATGCTTCGATTCGGTGCGAGAGCGGAGCTTGCGGGCGATATGGGAGCGCTCCCCGGCATTCCAGCGCTTCCGAGGCACGGCGTGGATGCGCGAGCCCTGCCGGAGCTGCGAGCGGCGCGAGGTCGATTTCGGCGGATGCCGCTGCCAGGCGCTCGCGCTGACCGGCGACGCGTCGAACGCCGACCCGGTATGCGAGCGATCGGAGCACCACGCCGATCTCGCGAAATTCGTCGAGGCGTCGTCGGGACGTCGGCGTTTGCCGCTCGTCCCCCGCAGGAAGGGCCCCGCCAGATCAGCGAGGTGA
- the pqqD gene encoding pyrroloquinoline quinone biosynthesis peptide chaperone PqqD: MKARALLDGASVPRLGAHIRLREDPARASLALLAPERVLWSDPIAAEILRLCDGERSVEVITTALAEVFEGERERIRADVITLLQELADKGLVET; encoded by the coding sequence GTGAAGGCGCGGGCGCTCCTCGACGGCGCGAGCGTGCCCCGCCTCGGGGCGCACATTCGCTTGCGTGAGGATCCCGCGCGCGCCTCGCTGGCATTGCTCGCGCCCGAGCGCGTCCTCTGGTCCGACCCGATCGCCGCCGAAATCCTCCGGCTCTGCGACGGCGAGCGGAGCGTCGAGGTGATCACGACCGCGCTCGCCGAGGTGTTCGAGGGCGAGCGCGAGCGCATTCGCGCGGACGTCATCACGCTGCTCCAGGAGCTCGCAGACAAGGGGCTCGTGGAGACATGA
- the pqqB gene encoding pyrroloquinoline quinone biosynthesis protein PqqB, whose amino-acid sequence MSLEIRVLGSGAGGGIPQWNSAGAACTRAREGDPASPRRTQTCLCVSADRERWLLLDASPDLRAQIEQTPVLQPDPSRGPRHTPILGVALTGADVDRVAGLLSLRESQPLALHATDIVHAALDENSIFDVLSPAQVPRRMLPLDHEIELLGPNEEPSGLLVEAFVVPGKAPRWLEGRAERSGDPGYTVGLHVRAARGGASFHYIPGCAAITDALRDRLRGAALLFFDGTFFRDDEMITAGAGAKTGRRMGHVSMSGPRGAMDGWADVGIQRKVFIHLNNTNPALLADSPERRVVESRGWEVAWDGMEIIL is encoded by the coding sequence ATGTCGCTCGAGATCAGAGTCCTGGGCTCCGGGGCCGGCGGCGGAATACCGCAATGGAACTCCGCCGGAGCGGCCTGCACGCGGGCGCGCGAGGGAGATCCTGCTTCACCCCGGAGAACGCAAACGTGCCTTTGCGTGAGCGCGGATCGTGAACGCTGGCTCCTCCTCGACGCCTCGCCGGACTTGCGCGCTCAGATCGAGCAAACTCCCGTTCTTCAGCCGGATCCATCACGCGGGCCCCGCCACACGCCCATTCTCGGCGTCGCGCTGACCGGAGCGGACGTCGATCGCGTCGCAGGACTCCTCTCGCTCCGCGAATCGCAGCCCCTCGCGCTTCACGCGACGGACATCGTCCACGCCGCGCTCGACGAGAACTCCATCTTCGACGTCCTCTCCCCCGCGCAGGTCCCTCGCCGAATGCTGCCGCTCGATCACGAAATCGAGCTCCTCGGGCCGAACGAGGAGCCGAGCGGGCTTCTCGTCGAGGCATTCGTGGTCCCCGGCAAGGCGCCACGATGGCTCGAGGGCCGCGCCGAGAGGAGCGGAGATCCAGGGTATACCGTCGGGCTCCACGTCCGCGCGGCGCGCGGCGGGGCCTCCTTCCACTACATTCCGGGGTGCGCGGCGATCACGGACGCGCTGCGCGACCGCCTGCGAGGAGCCGCGCTCCTCTTCTTCGACGGGACGTTTTTCCGCGACGACGAGATGATCACGGCGGGCGCGGGCGCGAAGACCGGGCGAAGGATGGGCCACGTCAGCATGTCGGGGCCGAGGGGCGCCATGGATGGATGGGCCGACGTCGGCATCCAACGAAAAGTATTCATCCACCTGAACAACACGAATCCGGCCCTGCTCGCCGATTCTCCCGAGCGGCGCGTCGTCGAGAGCCGCGGTTGGGAGGTCGCGTGGGACGGAATGGAGATCATCCTGTGA
- a CDS encoding carbon-nitrogen hydrolase family protein, producing the protein MIVRVACVQTTVVFGDPSANASCAVTHLQALAARGVHLAVFPEAFLTGYAVEDQAGARRIAIDVRGERPDSVDAAHPCVSTIQAACRELGIHAVVGFAGTDGTELYNGAILFEPGGRMRRYVKTHLPELGFDKYVTRGSTLSVFDTALGKIGILICYDVRFPEAARVLALEGAELIVLPTNWPVGAEISPDYLAPARAAENRLFVATCNRVGVENGFRFIGRSAIHDITGRALVTAGDEETNLIADLDLSRAREKRIVVDPGKYETDSFATRYPEIYGRVTSG; encoded by the coding sequence ATGATCGTACGCGTCGCATGCGTCCAGACCACCGTCGTTTTCGGCGACCCTTCGGCGAACGCGTCGTGCGCCGTGACGCACCTCCAGGCGCTCGCCGCGCGCGGCGTCCACCTCGCCGTGTTCCCCGAGGCATTCTTGACCGGGTATGCCGTCGAGGATCAAGCAGGCGCGCGGCGTATCGCGATCGACGTCCGCGGCGAGCGGCCCGACTCGGTCGACGCCGCGCACCCCTGCGTGAGCACGATACAGGCGGCCTGTCGCGAGCTCGGCATACACGCCGTCGTCGGCTTCGCGGGGACGGACGGGACGGAGCTCTACAACGGCGCGATCCTCTTCGAGCCCGGCGGGCGCATGCGGCGTTACGTCAAGACGCATCTCCCCGAGCTCGGCTTCGACAAATACGTGACGCGGGGCTCGACGCTCTCGGTCTTCGACACGGCGCTCGGGAAGATTGGTATCCTCATCTGCTACGACGTTCGTTTCCCCGAGGCTGCGCGCGTGCTCGCGCTCGAGGGCGCCGAGCTCATCGTTTTGCCCACGAACTGGCCGGTGGGCGCGGAGATCTCGCCCGATTACCTGGCTCCTGCGCGCGCCGCGGAGAACAGGCTCTTCGTGGCGACGTGTAATCGTGTCGGCGTCGAGAATGGCTTCCGGTTCATCGGTCGCTCCGCGATCCACGACATCACGGGCCGTGCGCTCGTGACCGCCGGCGACGAGGAGACGAACCTCATCGCCGATCTCGACCTCTCTCGTGCTCGTGAAAAGCGCATCGTCGTCGACCCCGGCAAGTACGAGACCGACTCGTTCGCGACGCGTTATCCGGAGATCTACGGGCGGGTCACGTCCGGTTGA
- a CDS encoding PQQ-dependent sugar dehydrogenase yields MRSSWITRVTATAGTVFALVPHAFGQTQAIAAPEVVSSNSGALHVERLATLEFPWGMELLPDGRLLLTEKPGRLRIWANGALSEPVRGVPEVVYRGTSSEQGGLLDVAIDPDFARNRLVYLSYVEAAEQQPPSIGAIDDFRFGELDLTDDVLRGGAVARGRLVGDELRDVEVIWRQVPKTVGRGHFGHRLLFARDGSLFITSGDRMQFAPAQDLGSNLGKVVRIRPDGSIPEDNPFVGKDGARGDVWSYGHRNVLSAAIDPSSGRLWALEMGPLGGDELNLVEPGRNYGWPLVSNGDHYTRPSISSAHTLIPGHGTSEAYRAPIRSFTPVISPSGAVFYTGALFPQWRGDLLVGGLSSQALIRLVLHGERVALEERIDMKRRIRDVIQTPDGALLVIVDAEKGDLLRLTPAGAPSRQSPR; encoded by the coding sequence ATGCGATCATCATGGATAACTCGGGTGACGGCGACGGCGGGCACGGTCTTCGCGCTCGTGCCCCACGCATTCGGGCAGACGCAAGCCATTGCCGCGCCGGAGGTGGTTTCCTCGAATTCGGGCGCGCTCCACGTCGAGCGGCTCGCGACGCTGGAGTTTCCTTGGGGAATGGAGCTTCTGCCGGATGGCAGGCTGCTCCTCACGGAGAAGCCGGGGCGCCTGCGCATCTGGGCGAACGGCGCGCTGTCGGAGCCGGTTCGTGGCGTGCCGGAGGTGGTGTATCGCGGCACTTCCTCGGAGCAGGGAGGCCTGCTCGACGTCGCGATCGACCCGGATTTCGCGCGCAACCGGCTCGTCTACCTCTCGTACGTGGAGGCCGCAGAGCAGCAGCCGCCGAGCATCGGGGCGATCGATGACTTCCGATTCGGCGAGCTCGACCTGACCGACGACGTCTTGCGAGGCGGCGCCGTCGCGCGCGGCAGGCTCGTGGGCGACGAGCTGCGGGACGTCGAGGTCATCTGGCGCCAGGTGCCGAAGACCGTGGGGCGAGGCCACTTCGGCCACCGCCTCCTCTTCGCGCGGGACGGCAGCCTCTTCATCACCTCCGGCGATCGAATGCAATTCGCGCCGGCCCAGGATCTCGGATCGAACCTCGGCAAAGTGGTGCGGATCCGTCCCGATGGGTCGATCCCGGAGGACAATCCCTTCGTCGGAAAAGACGGCGCGCGTGGCGACGTCTGGAGCTACGGCCATCGCAACGTCCTCTCGGCCGCCATCGATCCGTCCTCGGGTCGGTTGTGGGCGCTCGAGATGGGCCCTCTCGGTGGGGACGAGCTCAACCTCGTCGAGCCGGGGCGCAACTATGGGTGGCCGCTCGTGAGCAACGGCGATCATTACACGCGTCCCTCCATCTCTTCCGCTCACACCCTCATCCCGGGCCATGGGACGAGCGAGGCGTATCGGGCCCCCATTCGAAGCTTCACGCCGGTGATTTCCCCTTCGGGCGCGGTCTTCTACACCGGAGCGCTTTTCCCGCAATGGCGTGGTGACCTGCTCGTCGGCGGGCTCTCGTCGCAGGCTCTCATCCGGCTGGTTCTGCATGGCGAGCGCGTGGCGCTCGAAGAGCGGATCGACATGAAGAGGCGCATTCGCGACGTGATCCAGACGCCCGACGGCGCCCTCCTCGTCATCGTCGATGCCGAGAAAGGGGACCTCTTGCGCCTGACCCCTGCCGGAGCGCCGTCGAGGCAATCACCTCGCTGA
- the pqqA gene encoding pyrroloquinoline quinone precursor peptide PqqA, which yields MNTKPAWQTPRIVEIPVGLEIGAYTPPEVDRERLAKRPPPRG from the coding sequence ATGAACACGAAACCTGCATGGCAGACGCCGAGGATCGTCGAAATCCCGGTGGGATTGGAAATCGGCGCATATACGCCTCCGGAGGTGGATCGGGAGCGGCTTGCCAAACGACCGCCGCCCCGGGGATGA
- the pqqC gene encoding pyrroloquinoline-quinone synthase PqqC codes for MESVPLSPDALEARLRAIGRDRYHHRHPFHVLMRDGELGRGQIMAWALNRYHYQAVVPRKDAAILSRIEDPALRRAWRQRLVDQDGAEAPGGLARWLALTDGLGLDRGDVVAGRGVLPATRFAADAYLHFVRERPLVAAIASSLTELFAPSIIAERVAGMLAHYPFIRRETLAYFDTRLTEAPRDADFALAWVKHEARTAAEQELVLEALSFKCDVLWAMLDALHHAYVAPGHVPPGAFVPGAET; via the coding sequence ATGGAATCCGTCCCGCTCTCACCCGATGCGCTCGAGGCGAGGCTCCGGGCGATCGGCCGCGATCGTTATCATCACAGGCACCCGTTTCACGTGCTGATGCGCGACGGCGAGCTCGGGCGCGGGCAAATCATGGCCTGGGCGCTGAACCGCTATCATTACCAGGCGGTCGTCCCGCGCAAGGATGCGGCGATCCTGTCGCGCATCGAGGACCCCGCGCTGCGGCGCGCGTGGCGGCAGCGCCTCGTGGACCAGGACGGCGCGGAAGCTCCGGGCGGCCTCGCGCGCTGGCTCGCGCTCACCGATGGGCTCGGGCTCGATCGAGGCGACGTCGTGGCCGGGAGGGGCGTCTTGCCCGCCACGCGCTTCGCCGCGGACGCCTATTTGCATTTCGTCCGCGAGCGCCCGCTCGTCGCCGCCATCGCGTCCTCGCTGACGGAGCTGTTCGCGCCGTCGATCATCGCCGAGCGCGTCGCGGGGATGCTCGCGCATTACCCGTTCATCCGGAGGGAGACGCTCGCCTACTTCGACACGAGGCTCACGGAGGCGCCGCGAGACGCGGACTTCGCGCTCGCCTGGGTGAAACACGAGGCGCGAACGGCGGCGGAGCAGGAGCTCGTCCTCGAGGCCCTTTCATTCAAATGCGACGTGCTCTGGGCCATGCTCGACGCGCTTCACCACGCGTATGTCGCGCCGGGCCACGTCCCGCCGGGCGCGTTCGTCCCCGGAGCGGAGACGTGA
- a CDS encoding 3-deoxy-7-phosphoheptulonate synthase class II encodes MIHEIATSTPARSSSNSEVAAERAPGESPLARPRPPARASDWSPTSWKNKPDPQATRYDEPAAVERVVSRIEELPPLVSSWEVERLRSLIAEAQLGRRFVLQGGDCAETMRDCRAGTIVKKLDILLKMSLVLLVGGRRPVVRVGRFAGQYAKPRSRPTELRGGLELPSYFGDLVNGPEFTPEARRPDPERMLACYQHAAMTLNFVRSFSAGGLSDLERPERWSLSFSERDGLPAAVRESFQATTRQLGDALRCMDALGGAGNELSRVEFFTSHEALNLHYESAQTRPAPDRDAYYDLTTHMPWLGERTRVSGGAHVEFLRGISNPIGIKLGPTVSPVDVLRLLDTLNPGEIPGRIVLITRMGATRVGDALPPLLEVVKRAGRRVLWVCDPMHGNTITTSSGVKTREFASILREIERTYDAHDACGTYLGGVHFELTGDDVTECIGGSVREEDLSRAYETLCDPRLNQAQALELSYCIARRMRATSP; translated from the coding sequence ATGATCCACGAAATCGCCACGAGCACGCCGGCGCGCAGCTCCTCGAACAGCGAGGTCGCCGCGGAGCGTGCGCCCGGGGAGAGCCCGCTCGCGCGCCCGCGCCCCCCGGCACGCGCCAGCGACTGGAGCCCCACGTCCTGGAAAAACAAGCCCGATCCGCAGGCAACGCGGTACGACGAACCCGCCGCGGTCGAGCGCGTGGTTTCGCGGATCGAGGAGCTGCCGCCGCTCGTGAGCTCGTGGGAGGTGGAGCGATTGCGATCCCTCATCGCGGAGGCGCAGCTCGGCCGGCGCTTCGTGCTCCAGGGCGGCGATTGCGCCGAGACCATGCGCGATTGTCGCGCGGGCACCATCGTCAAGAAGCTCGACATCCTGCTCAAGATGTCGCTCGTGCTCCTCGTCGGGGGCCGCAGGCCCGTGGTGCGGGTGGGGCGCTTCGCCGGGCAATACGCCAAGCCGCGCTCGCGCCCGACCGAGCTCCGCGGCGGGCTCGAGCTGCCGAGTTATTTCGGCGATCTCGTGAACGGCCCCGAATTCACGCCCGAGGCGCGACGCCCGGACCCGGAGCGGATGCTCGCCTGTTACCAGCACGCGGCGATGACGCTCAATTTCGTGCGTTCGTTCTCGGCCGGCGGGCTCTCGGATCTCGAGCGCCCGGAGCGCTGGAGCCTCTCGTTCTCCGAGCGTGATGGGCTGCCCGCGGCCGTGCGCGAGAGCTTCCAGGCGACGACGCGGCAGCTCGGCGATGCGCTTCGATGCATGGACGCGCTCGGCGGGGCAGGGAACGAGCTCTCGCGCGTCGAGTTCTTCACGTCCCACGAAGCGCTCAACCTCCATTACGAGTCCGCGCAGACGCGCCCTGCGCCGGACCGGGACGCATATTACGACCTCACCACGCACATGCCCTGGCTCGGCGAACGGACGCGGGTGTCGGGCGGCGCGCACGTCGAGTTTCTCCGGGGCATCAGCAATCCGATCGGCATCAAGCTCGGGCCGACGGTATCGCCGGTCGACGTCCTGCGCCTGCTCGACACGCTGAACCCGGGCGAGATCCCCGGGCGCATCGTGCTCATCACGCGGATGGGCGCAACACGCGTCGGGGATGCCCTGCCGCCCCTGCTGGAGGTGGTGAAGCGCGCCGGCCGGCGCGTGCTCTGGGTCTGCGATCCGATGCACGGGAACACCATCACCACGAGCTCGGGCGTGAAGACGCGCGAGTTCGCGTCGATCCTGCGCGAGATCGAGCGGACGTACGACGCACACGACGCCTGCGGGACCTACCTCGGCGGCGTCCATTTCGAGCTCACGGGGGACGACGTCACCGAATGCATCGGCGGCAGCGTGCGCGAGGAGGACCTCTCGCGCGCCTACGAGACCCTCTGTGATCCAAGACTGAACCAGGCCCAGGCGCTGGAGCTCTCGTATTGCATCGCGCGGCGAATGCGGGCGACGAGCCCGTGA
- the dhbC gene encoding isochorismate synthase DhbC translates to MTSISPSEATLSPARSGAALLGEYNAESSFFFSSSTRTILAQGIREIIADPGGSARGELPGRVAAALGSLKRSGHDHPMAVGALPFDVQSPAHLLVPRSIRMAGPVDAASMSPRAPAPVSADEIRMVPQRDDYLRGVERALASIRDDELSKVVLSRVLELRLPSAVNLALLLQRLSKQNTTGYTFAVKLPEERASGSASEPPARTLLGASPELLVSRSGNTVFANPLAGSAPRSPDPEEDRRRADALLASEKDRREHAVVVDAVAAALRPFCRRLDVPSKASLLHTPAMWHLSSPITGELADLSVSSLELAMALHPTPAVCGYPTTRARAAIEAIEPFDRGYFTGLVGYCDATGDGEWAVTIRCADIRGDAVRLYAGAGIVAGSVPERERAEISSKMRTVLNALGLDPLPEDL, encoded by the coding sequence ATGACCTCGATTTCGCCGTCCGAAGCCACACTTTCACCCGCGCGCAGCGGCGCCGCGCTCCTCGGAGAGTACAACGCCGAATCGTCGTTCTTCTTTTCGTCGTCAACCCGCACGATCCTGGCGCAGGGCATACGCGAGATCATCGCGGATCCGGGCGGATCGGCTCGCGGTGAGCTCCCGGGACGCGTCGCGGCGGCGCTCGGTTCGCTAAAGAGGTCCGGGCACGACCATCCCATGGCCGTCGGCGCGTTGCCATTCGACGTGCAATCCCCGGCCCACCTCCTCGTTCCGAGGTCCATCCGGATGGCCGGGCCCGTGGACGCGGCGTCGATGTCGCCTCGCGCCCCGGCGCCGGTGTCCGCCGACGAGATACGAATGGTCCCCCAGCGTGACGATTATCTGCGCGGAGTCGAACGAGCCCTCGCCTCGATACGTGACGACGAGCTGTCGAAGGTGGTCCTGTCCAGGGTGCTGGAGCTGCGTTTGCCATCGGCGGTCAATCTCGCCCTCCTGCTCCAGCGGTTGTCGAAGCAGAACACCACCGGGTATACGTTCGCCGTCAAGCTCCCCGAGGAGCGCGCGTCGGGCTCCGCATCGGAGCCTCCGGCGCGGACGCTCCTCGGAGCGAGCCCGGAGCTCTTGGTGTCCCGATCCGGAAACACGGTATTCGCCAATCCGCTGGCAGGCTCCGCGCCGCGGAGCCCGGACCCCGAGGAGGATCGCCGACGGGCAGACGCGCTGCTCGCATCCGAGAAGGACCGGCGCGAGCACGCGGTCGTCGTCGACGCCGTCGCCGCAGCGCTCCGGCCATTTTGCCGGCGGCTCGACGTCCCCTCGAAGGCGTCGCTCTTGCACACGCCGGCCATGTGGCACCTCTCGAGCCCGATCACGGGGGAGCTCGCGGATCTCTCGGTCTCGTCGCTCGAGCTCGCCATGGCCCTGCACCCGACGCCGGCCGTGTGCGGATATCCGACGACACGCGCGCGCGCGGCGATCGAGGCCATCGAGCCCTTCGATCGAGGGTACTTCACCGGCCTCGTGGGGTATTGCGACGCGACAGGCGACGGCGAATGGGCGGTGACCATCCGCTGCGCCGACATCCGCGGGGACGCGGTTCGCCTGTATGCCGGAGCCGGCATCGTCGCCGGCTCGGTGCCCGAACGCGAGCGAGCCGAGATATCGTCGAAAATGCGCACCGTGTTGAACGCGCTGGGCCTCGATCCCTTGCCGGAGGACCTCTGA
- a CDS encoding pyridoxal phosphate-dependent aminotransferase, giving the protein MKPSATLAIQERCSKLAAEGRAVYKLGLGQSPFPVPTCVVEALRAHAAEKDYLPVRGLPQLRAAVAQYHRYRHGIRSTAEDVLVGPGSKELMFLLQVVFRGELVLPSPSWVSYEPQARILGQRVRRIPTDPSREFRITPEQIDELCQREPGLPRILILNYPSNPTGCSYDARELEALAAVLRRHGVVVLSDEIYGELEFDGRHTSIARFYEEGTIVASGLSKWCGAGGWRLGTFTFPAQLGWLLDAMAVVASETYSATSAPIQYAAVRAFQGGDEIETYLRRSRRILAAVCGAFRDALVAEGVLCRPATGGFYLFPSLDPLAERLARRGISTSPELCARILDEASVATLPGSDFGVPEDRLFLRVALVNFDGARALSALADDRPVDADFLRDHCAPTMRAMDAIVDWIRRAV; this is encoded by the coding sequence ATGAAGCCCTCAGCGACGCTCGCCATTCAGGAGCGATGCAGCAAGCTCGCAGCCGAAGGGCGCGCTGTGTACAAGCTCGGCCTCGGGCAATCACCTTTTCCCGTGCCTACCTGCGTCGTCGAGGCGCTGCGCGCGCACGCGGCCGAGAAGGACTATCTCCCCGTGCGAGGGCTCCCGCAGCTCCGCGCCGCCGTGGCGCAGTATCACCGATACCGGCACGGGATACGCTCGACGGCGGAGGATGTCCTGGTGGGGCCCGGCTCGAAGGAGCTGATGTTCCTGCTCCAGGTCGTGTTTCGGGGCGAGCTCGTGTTGCCTTCCCCGTCCTGGGTGTCGTACGAGCCGCAGGCGCGGATCCTCGGGCAGCGGGTGCGGCGCATTCCGACGGATCCTTCACGCGAGTTCCGCATCACTCCCGAGCAGATCGACGAGCTCTGCCAGAGGGAGCCCGGCTTGCCCCGTATCCTCATCCTCAACTACCCGAGCAACCCCACGGGATGCAGCTACGACGCGCGCGAGCTCGAGGCGCTCGCGGCCGTGCTCCGGCGACATGGCGTCGTCGTGCTCTCCGACGAGATTTATGGCGAGCTCGAATTCGATGGGAGGCACACGTCGATCGCGCGGTTCTACGAGGAAGGGACCATCGTCGCCAGCGGCCTGTCGAAATGGTGCGGGGCCGGCGGATGGCGCCTCGGGACGTTCACGTTCCCGGCGCAGCTCGGCTGGCTGCTCGACGCGATGGCCGTCGTGGCGAGCGAGACCTACTCCGCGACGAGCGCCCCCATTCAATATGCGGCCGTCCGCGCCTTCCAGGGGGGAGACGAAATCGAGACGTACCTCCGGCGCTCGCGTCGGATCCTCGCTGCGGTGTGTGGCGCGTTCCGCGACGCGCTCGTGGCCGAGGGGGTCCTTTGCCGACCGGCGACGGGCGGATTCTACCTGTTCCCGAGCCTCGATCCCCTCGCCGAGCGCCTCGCGCGACGGGGGATCTCCACGTCCCCCGAGCTCTGCGCGCGTATCCTCGACGAGGCCTCCGTGGCCACGTTGCCCGGCTCTGACTTCGGCGTCCCCGAGGACCGGCTCTTCCTGCGCGTCGCCCTGGTCAATTTCGACGGCGCGCGGGCGCTCTCGGCCCTCGCGGACGACCGCCCCGTCGACGCCGACTTCCTACGCGACCATTGCGCGCCGACCATGCGGGCGATGGACGCGATCGTGGACTGGATCCGGCGTGCCGTGTGA